The following are from one region of the Fusarium verticillioides 7600 chromosome 1, whole genome shotgun sequence genome:
- a CDS encoding mRNA 3'-end-processing protein RNA14, with protein MASEGASWGGEDTSAPGFQVQHSEEQVDNYAQDSPASGDADTADNGTEDDGGEYDPESVTIGTPAPVTEQSATFAQRQPSKPKMSGGFIVEASDDEDEGEDEADQPSNTAPRSEEVPSLPHPGRSTTSHEPAQPALTYTPVPPAVPSNVTPALAGLDPVALLEARVKEDPRGDMDAWLNLIADHRRLSRLDLARSTYNRFLEIFPQAADVWVEWIEMELGLDNFVDAEQLFGRCLMTVPNVKLWTVYLNYIRRRNDLNNDPSGQARRTITQSYEFVIDNIGVDRDSGNIWQDYVQFVKNGPGQIGGTGWQDQQKMDQLRKVYQRAISVPMLTVNNLWKEYDQFEMGLNKMTGRKFIQERSPGYMSAKSANIALDNITRHLRRTNLPRLPPAPGFDGDQEFRDQVELWKKWIAWEKEDPLVLKTDEPKTYNQRVLYVYKQALMALRFWPEIWVDAAEWCFQNDIRENDKELGTELLLEGIRANRESVLLALKHADHIEVNYPGKEVDKAEFAQAVRKPYDDVLETLYEMGDKVKEREKLEVSTLRQAAAQDLVQASIEHNDDDDDEEDSKPKRSPMEERILAIQRGYAAETQLLSRTISYVWIALARAMRRIQGKGNQSEGGLRKVFTDARQKGRLTSDVYVAVALLESVVYKDPVGAKIFERGARLFPNDEMFMIEYLKYLHSKDDTTNARAVFETCVTRLVSKPETLAKAKPLYAYFHKYESQYGELSQISKLEDRMAELFPEDPKLKSFVARFSSDKFDPVAAPIIISKAVQMRPKQAIPTTVEQPISLRNSPMPARQEQSPRPQYVRATASPKRPLAGDDDELNPPKRLARGVSPLKGAAGRRLDQQRRNQASALHRDITFLLNILPPSQSFDAQRVNPTAMVSILRDVQLPDAATLKATGGGQTRFGNSSHARQPSGEFGSRPLSPYGRVASATGGYRNSPLRPESGNTFQANPYPPPDPSGQLPMWPQVPGGYGAPAPGQFAGYRFQ; from the exons ATGGCTTCCGAAGGTGCTTCatggggaggagaggatACTAGCGCGCCGGGTTTTCAAGTTCAGCATAGCGAGGAACAAGTTGATAACTACGCTCAAGACTCTCCTGCTTCTGGTGACGCTGATACCGCAGATAATGGTACAGAAGATGATGGGGGAGAATATGATCCAGAGTCAGTCACCATTGGTACACCTGCGCCAGTTACTGAACAATCTGCGACCTTTGCTCAACGTCAACCTTCCAAACCCAAGATGTCAGGGGGCTTTATTGTTGAAGCAtccgatgacgaagatgagggcgaagatgaagctgacCAGCCTTCCAATACTGCTCCTCGATCGGAAGAAGTGCCCTCGCTCCCTCATCCTGGCCGTTCCACTACATCTCATGAACCTGCTCAGCCAGCTCTAACCTATACACCTGTTCCTCCTGCCGTCCCTTCCAATGTGACTCCAGCTTTGGCTGGTCTCGACCCTGTTGCTCTCCTCGAGGCCCGTGTTAAAGAGGATCCTCGTGGGGATATGGATGCTTGGCTTAACTTGATCGCCGACCATAGACGCTTGAGCCGACTTGATCTTGCTCGAAGTACCTATAATCGTTTTCTCGAGATATTTCCACAAGCT GCTGACGTCTGGGTCGAATGGATCGAGATGGAGCTTGGTCTCGACAACTTTGTCGATGCTGAACAGCTTTTTGGAAGATGTCTTATGACCGTACCCAATGTCAAGCTGTGGACAGTCTATCTCAACTATATTCGCCGTCGCAACGATCTCAACAATGATCCTTCTGGCCAAGCTCGCCGAACTATTACCCAGTCCTATGAGTTtgtcatcgacaacatcggTGTGGATCGAGATTCTGGCAATATCTGGCAAGATTATGTCCAGTTCGTCAAAAACGGCCCCGGCCAGATTGGTGGTACAGGTTGGCAGGACCAGCAAAAGATGGATCAATTGCGCAAAGTATATCAACGCGCTATCTCCGTGCCCATGTTGACCGTCAACAATCTCTGGAAGGAGTACGACCAGTTCGAGATGGGACTGAATAAGATGACT GGACGCAAATTCATCCAAGAGCGCTCTCCAGGCTATATGTCCGCCAAGAGTGCCAATATTGCTCTGGACAACATCACCCGGCACCTCAGACGCACTAATCTTCCCCGATTACCGCCAGCTCCAGGGTTTGATGGGGACCAGGAGTTCAGAGATCAGGTTGAACTGTGGAAGAAGTGGATCGCTTGGGAGAAAGAGGACCCCCTTGTGTTGAAAACGGATGAGCCCAAAACATACAACCAACGGGTACTCTACGTCTACAAGCAAGCGTTGATGGCACTCCGTTTCTGGCCTGAGATCTGGGTTGATGCGGCAGAGTGGTGTTTCCAAAACGATATCCGGGAAAACGACAAAGAGTTGGGCACAGAATTGCTACTTGAAGGCATTCGAGCAAACCGTGAAAGTGTCCTGCTTGCCTTGAAACATGCGGACCACATTGAAGTCAACTATCCTGGCaaagaggttgacaaggCCGAGTTTGCCCAGGCTGTCCGAAAGCCATacgatgatgttcttgaaaCATTGTACGAAATGGgcgacaaagtcaaagagcgGGAGAAGTTAGAGGTGTCCACATTGAGACAGGCCGCTGCACAAGATCTGGTTCAGGCTTCCATCGAACacaatgatgacgacgatgatgaggaagacagCAAGCCTAAGCGTTCGCCCATGGAAGAACGCATTCTTGCAATTCAGAGGGGATATGCTGCTGAAACACAACTTCTGTCCCGTACGATTTCCTATGTCTGGATTGCTCTTGCAAGGGCCATGCGACGCATTCAAGGCAAAGGCAACCAGTCAGAAGGTGGTTTGCGCAAAGTCTTCACTGATGCACGTCAGAAGGGACGACTCACAAGCGATGTCTACGTAGCcgttgctcttcttgagtcTGTTGTCTACAAAGATCCCGTTGgcgccaagatcttcgaaaGAGGCGCCCGTCTGTTCCCCAACGATGAGATGTTCATGATAGAATACTTGAAGTATCTTCATTCCAAGGATGACACGACTA ATGCGCGAGCCGTGTTTGAGACTTGTGTTACCCGATTGGTTTCCAAACCAGAGACTCTCGCAAAGGCAAAGCCGCTTTACGCGTATTTCCACAAATACGAATCGCAGTATGGCGAGCTATCGCAAATATCCAAGCTGGAGGACCGAATGGCAGAACTCTTCCCTGAGGATCCCAAACTGAAGTCTTTTGTTGCCAGATTTTCATCCGACAAGTTTGACCCAGTTGCTGCCCCTATCATAATTTCGAAGGCAGTGCAAATGAGGCCAAAGCAAGCCATACCCACTACGGTCGAGCAGCCTATTTCACTGCGAAACAGCCCCATGCCAGCGCGACAAGAACAGAGTCCCCGTCCTCAGTATGTTCGGGcaactgcttctccaaaACGGCCTCTTGCtggagacgatgatgagctcaaCCCCCCCAAACGACTCGCTAGAGGAGTGTCGCCTCTCAAGGGTGCAGCGGGCCGCCGCCTTGACCAGCAGCGCCGGAACCAAGCATCAGCGTTACACAGGGATATTACTTTCCTTCTTAACATCCTCCCCCCTTCTCAAAGCTTTGACGCACAACGCGTTAACCCCACGGCCATGGTCTCTATTCTCCGGGACGTCCAGCTTCCTGATGCCGCCACGTTGAAGGCAACGGGCGGTGGCCAGACACGTTTTGGTAATTCCTCTCACGCTAGACAACCTTCAGGCGAGTTCGGCAGCAGGCCGCTGAGTCCATATGGAAGAGTGGCATCTGCAACCGGCGGGTACAGGAACTCGCCGCTACGGCCGGAGAGTGGAAATACCTTCCAAGCCAACCCCTATCCTCCTCCTGACCCGAGCGGCCAACTACCCATGTGGCCGCAAGTCCCTGGTGGTTACGGCGCACCGGCACCAGGTCAGTTTGCAGGATATAGATTTCAATGA
- a CDS encoding saccharopine dehydrogenase [NADP+, L-glutamate-forming], with the protein MPQSALLLGSGFVATPAVEVLAKAGVHVTVACRTLASAKNLAGTFDNTNAISLDVNDSAALEEAVAKHDITISLIPYTYHVAVIKAAIKAKKNVVTTSYVSPAMEELHEEAKAAGITVLNEIGVDPGVDHLYAVDFIDRIQQEGGKIKSFKSFCGGLPAPENSNNPLGYKFSWSSRGVLLALKNNAKYYEDNKLVDITGVDLMGTAKPYHTGYLGYNFVAYGNRDSTGYRQRYRIPDAETVVRGTIRYNGFPQFVKALVDIGFLSVDEQDFFKQAIPWKEALQKFIGASSSSEEDLIKAVLSKTSISDESVKSQVLAGLKWIGVFSDAKTTPRGTALDTLCATLEQKMAYEEGERDLVFLQHTFEVVNKDGSQNTWTSTLIEYGAPEGSGGYSAMSKLVGVPCGVATKMVLDGTITDKGVVAPVYPSLARTLMKQLKADHGIECKEKIIA; encoded by the exons ATGCCTCAAtccgccctcctcctcggttCCGGCTTCGTTGCCACCCCTGCCGTCGAAGTCCTCGCCAAGGCTGGCGTCCACGTTACTGTTGCTTGCCGTACTCTCGCCTCGGCCAAGAACCTTGCTGGAACTTTCGACAACACAAACGCCATTAGCCTCGACGTCAACGATTCCGCTGCTCTCGAGGAGGCTGTCGCTAAGCAcgacatcaccatctctctAATTCCCTACACATATCACGTTGCCGTCATCAAGGCCGCCATCAAGGCTAAGAAGAATGTCGTCACTACCTCTTACGTCTCTCCTGCTATGGAGGAGCTCCACGAGGAGGCAAAGGCTGCCGGAATCACAGTCCTGAACGAGATCGGT GTTGATCCTGG TGTCGACCACCTTTACGCTGTCGACTTCATCGACCGCATCCAGCAGGAGGGCGGCAAGATCAAGtccttcaagagcttctgcGGCGGTCTCCCCGCCCCTGAGA ACTCCAACAACCCCCTAG GCTACAAGTTCAGCTGGAGCAGCCGAGGTGTCCTTTTGgccctcaagaacaacgccaaGTACTACGAGGACAACAAGCTGGTTGACATCACCGGTGTCGACCTCATGGGCACTGCTAAGCCTTACCACACCGGCTACTTGGGTTACAACTTCGTTGCCTATGGAAACCGTGACAGTACTGGTTACCGTCAGCG CTACCGCATTCCTGATGCCGAGACCGTCGTCCGGGGAACCATTCGCTACAATGGTTTCCCCCAGTTCGTCAAGGCTCTTGTCGACATTGGCTTCCTCAGCGTTGATGAGCAagacttcttcaagcaggCTATTCCTTGGAAGGAGGCCCTCCAAAAGTTCATTGGTGCTAGCTCATCAAGCGAGGAGGACctgatcaaggctgttctcTCAAAGACCTCTATCAGCGACGAGTCTGTCAAGAGCCAAGTGCTGGCTGGACTCAAGTGGA TTGGTGTCTTCTCTGATGCCAAGACCACCCCTCGCGGAACAGCCCTCGACACTCTGTGCGCCACTCTTGAGCAGAAGATGGCCTATGAGGAGGGCGAGCGCGATCTTGTG TTCCTCCAACACACTTTCGAGGTTGTCAACAAGGACGGCAGCCAGAACACCTGGACCTCCACCCTTATCGAGTACGGTGCCCCCGAGGGATCCGGTGGCTACTCCGCCATGTCCAAGCTTGTCGGTGTTCCTTGTGGTGTTG CTACCAAGATGGTTCTCGACGGTACTATCACAGACAAGGGTGTTGTCGCCCCTGTATACCCCAGCCTTGCCAGGACATTGATgaagcagctcaaggcaGACCATGG TATCGAGtgcaaggagaagatcattgCTTAA